TATTTAATCTTAATAAATTCAGCGTCATCAGTTGCAATGAGTGCATAATTATGATTCAGTTTCAAGACCATACCTTGTCTCATCATGATGAACACCTCTCTCTATCTTTGTATATCCATTGCTTTAGCAGCACTAAGTTCTTCGTTAAAATAACCACTGAGGCTATTATAAATTTTTTACTTCTAGTAATAATTTTTTTTGTTGTTTTAAATTTAAGGGTAACTTTGGCGATCGGTAATCTATATTTTTTATACATATGATTAACAATTTCGCTATCATCACTTATTTTTTTAGATAAATCTATGGCATTATTTCTGGTGTCAGTATGTTTAGGTAATTCATCAACTAATTGCTCCAAATCAAACCCAAATTTCCTTAAAATCGATTCCCATCTATTTATTTCATTTGCTACTTCGTTTTCAAAATTTACTTCACTTATTCCAATTCCTTTTCCATTTACCTC
This is a stretch of genomic DNA from Vallitalea okinawensis. It encodes these proteins:
- a CDS encoding sigma factor, with the protein product MTVKVKVEKVEDVIEYIRTNPEEENAYKSKVIEDHLPFIIHTITQVTGRYVEIENSEELSIGLIAFDEAMSKYHKDRGSTFLSFARLVISSRIKDFINKERNRAKVISLEQMTEVNGKGIGISEVNFENEVANEINRWESILRKFGFDLEQLVDELPKHTDTRNNAIDLSKKISDDSEIVNHMYKKYRLPIAKVTLKFKTTKKIITRSKKFIIASVVILTKNLVLLKQWIYKDRERCSS